From a single Stackebrandtia endophytica genomic region:
- a CDS encoding helix-turn-helix domain-containing protein has product MEDSARDRIGETLDAVGPRLRELRRRRNVTLAELSAETTISVSTLSRLESGDRRPTLEQLLPLAKAHGVTLDELVDAPPTGDPRVHLRPVNRHGMTILPLTRYAGGLQAYKMVIPAAESTTPQPQVHEGYEWLYVLTGRLRLVLGEHDLVLSSGEAAEFDTRTPHWFASATDQPVEILSLFGKQGERAHLRARPKTNRTEA; this is encoded by the coding sequence ATGGAGGATTCAGCTCGCGACCGCATCGGCGAGACCCTCGACGCGGTCGGGCCACGACTGCGCGAACTGCGCCGCCGCCGCAACGTCACCCTGGCCGAACTGTCGGCGGAGACCACGATCTCGGTGAGCACCCTGTCCCGGCTGGAATCCGGTGACCGCCGCCCCACCCTGGAACAACTCCTGCCACTGGCCAAGGCTCACGGGGTGACCCTCGACGAACTGGTCGACGCGCCACCCACCGGAGACCCCCGGGTGCACCTTCGGCCGGTCAACCGTCACGGCATGACGATTCTGCCGCTCACCCGCTACGCCGGCGGCCTCCAGGCGTACAAGATGGTCATACCGGCCGCCGAGTCGACCACCCCGCAACCCCAGGTACACGAAGGGTACGAGTGGCTCTACGTCCTCACCGGACGGCTCCGGCTGGTCCTGGGCGAACACGACCTGGTGTTGTCCAGCGGCGAGGCCGCCGAATTCGACACCCGCACCCCGCACTGGTTCGCCAGCGCCACCGACCAACCGGTGGAGATCCTCAGCCTCTTCGGAAAGCAGGGCGAACGGGCGCACCTGCGCGCCCGCCCTAAGACGAACCGGACCGAGGCGTGA